TCGGGAAAAAAAATTTAGATCCAAAAGGTACTTGTAAAGTTTTGGTTTGGTTCCGGATCGGTTATTTTTGATCGATTCTGGTTCGGGTTTTCGGGTCCAGGTTAAAATGCCTAGGCCTAACACCAGCTAAAAAAATCTTGATAGACTACAAAACTGATGAAAATAATTGAGATTATACACATGAGGATGATGTGTTGTAAGCTGTATATATATAGTAATGATTAGTATGGTTAAGATTGAAAATAAGTTTAAGTTAATAAATTGCACTTTTTTAAAGTTAATATATTGTATATTTTAATCATTTTTGTGTTTTAATCTTTTTTTGCTAAATTCGTTTTAATCTTTTTATTATATATCTAAATACATTCACAAAAATAATGAAATAAAATTGCATTCAATCGAAATGACTTTTGGTGTGATAATAAATTTTATCGTTTTCTTTATGAATAAATGAACATTATTAAATATGTGTTTTCTAAACAGTATTTATTTACATGAATAACTCGTTTATAACTATTGGGGGATATAAAAGAAGGAGCTGCTTTTTGGAAGGGGAAATTTATACACATGAGGATGATGTGTTGTAAGCTGTATATATATAGCAATGATTAGTATGGTAAAGATTGAAAATAAGTTTAAGTTAATAAATTGCATTTCTTAAAGTTAATATATTGTATATTTTAATCATTTTTTCTCTAAATTCTTTCTAATCTTTTTTTATTATATATTTAAATACATTCACAAAAAAATAATCAAATAAAATTGCATTCAATCGAAATGAACAACATTGAGACATAGTTTAAACATTTATTAGTAAATTTTGGTGTGATTATAAATTTTATTGTTTTCTTTATGAAAAAATGAACATTATTAAATATGCGTTTTCTAAACAGTATTTATTTACAAGAATTAAAAGAAGGAGCTGCTTTTTGGAATTATTAGGCCTGGGCTTTACGCATTTGATATCAGCCCGTTAAAAATGCAGCCCAGATGCTAAACGATACCTGAAGAAACGCGGCAACGACTCCGGCGAATCCTCAAATCCCTAGAGAGATCCTCTGGATTCCCAATTTCCTTCACCACCAGCCTCGTCGGGAATCCATGGAAGATTGAGACCGTCACCTTATTCCACCATCTCCTGAAACCGCTCCAGGTTAGCCTATCACTTTCGCTTTTTCAGCATCCGATCATGCAAAAGCCGTTACCGTCGTCATCGATTTCGAGTGATTATGCGTCACTGGTTTGGTGTCTTTGTATTTGAACTCGCAGATACTGATGGATACTGAGCCTGTTCAACCAAAGCAAAAGCGACTGTCAAGAAAGAGATGGACACCGTCACTCGACAAGGTCTTAGCTGATCTGGTCGTTAAACAGATCCAACTAGGAAACAGACAGAACAACGTCTTCGACAGGAAGACATGGCTCAACATACGTACCGACTTCAACCACCAGACAGGACTCAACTACAACAACAATCAGCTTAGGAAACATCTTAATGTTCTGAGACAACGTTATGATTCGGTTAAATCTTCTCAGCTTCATAACCAGCTTGTTTTGGAGGATACAGGATGTATCTTGGGGTTGGACTTGTGGGAAGATTTTGATGTAACTCTAATTTCTTTTTTGTGTTTATTGGAAAAAAAAAACAATTTAAATCGCTAGGCGGTAATTAGTATGTTGAGTTTTGTTACTTATGGTTCTCACTTCTCACAGGTGCAGCCTAGGAGTGAACCGGTTAAAGTTAAGGACTGTCCCATCTATGAGCAGCTTTGTACTATATATGGTGATGTTTCCTCTGTGGGGATGTATGCTCAGTCAAGTCACTTTGAAGGATTAGAAGAGTCAATGCCAAATCATACCTCAGAGAGTTTACCACCAACGCCAAATGTGGAGAGAAAGAGGAAGAGAGAGGCGGATACGAAGACTTCTTATGTGTCGCCTAGCCAGATTGATCCAGCAGTAATGGAAACTATGGCAGGTGCTTTGTCAGACATGATGACTGGTTTGAGGTCAAGGATGGTTGGTTTGGAGACGGAAGAAGAAGATGATAGGTTTAGTATCGCGAACTGCATCAATGCGCTTGACGAGATCGAGAATGTGGATGAAGGTGTTTACTTTGCAGCTTTAGATCTTTTTGAGAGTCCTGGTCTTAGAGAGACTTTTATGTCTCTTAAAGCTAACAAGTTGCGCTTGACATGGTTGCAAGTTAAGTGTAGGAACAAACTTACTCCTTCAGTTGCACAACTAGGTTGACTTCAAGCTATATATATGGATTTGGTCTTTTGTAGCTTTTTTTTTTTTCTTTGGCTGCTGATGACAAATAGTTTAGGAGGAAAATAGTATCAGCTGTAAGGTTGGTCTATCATGTTTGCTCATTACAACAGAAATAGGTTTTCTTTCAACTGTTTCAGTTTCCAAGTCATGATACCTCACATGTTTTGGTGAAGACAAAACAAAAGAGTATTGTACAGATGTAGTAAATTACACATAAGGGAGAAAGAGACACCTTTGATATGGTTCTGTAGTGAAAAATGTTTAGTCATCGTCCTTAAACTCCCTGAGCAGAACAAAAGTAAGAGAACATGTGTGTTAGTATCTAAAAGAAGAGTTCGGTCTGGTTATGTTCTGATTGAAAAGTATGGTGTGTACGTACCTTCGATCAAGGTAACGAGGTTGAAGACCAGAGCCTTGACAAGTAGTGCAAGTTAAGGAACCAGCACCATCACAGTTGATACAGTTGGAGACTTCCTTCTCTCCCCCACCAAGCTCTACTGTAACGTTACCACTTCCCACACACAATCTACATTTCTCTGCTCTATGACAAAAGAGATAATCTTTAGACATACAAAAAAATGTTTAAAGATGAGAGAGGAAAGACATACGAGCTCCGGTTCCATTGCAGGGAAAACAAGGTTGAGTATTCTCTCGCTTAGCCTAAGTACGTGTGAGCCAAAAACGACGTCGTTTCGTCAACTTCATTACACAAGGCAAGTGAGATCAGAATGTGATAAAGACTTACGGCATTGTCGATTTGTGTCTCGTAGAAGACAGGGATTCCGATGCCCAATGCGACGCTGGCCACGCCTACAGAGATTGCGATTACCTAATTACGAAACAACAAAATCACTCAGAACCTTACAAACTCTATCTAGCATAGAGCGGTGAGGATCAGACCGTGTTCGTGTCGACTTCTGCTTTGATTCGTGGATAACATGTTGCCGGCGACCGGAGACGGGAAGGAGACTGAGTGTAACTGACGGGGGAGTGAATGAACGGAGATTGAAGACGAGGCGGAGATGAAACTGACACTCGCATTTTAGCCTTTGTTGCTGTGAAGTCGCCTAAGCGCGCGAAGACGAGAGGAGCAAGAAGAAGAAGAAAGAAGAACCAGTGGTTTTGGGTTGATCTCAGCCACTAGACTAGAATCCGAATTTTTTTAGAGATGGTTCAGATTACACTACACCGCAATTATCACCTGAGGCATGTTTTTTTTTTTGGGAAAATTAAAAAAAATGAGAAGATTTGAATTTTTGTTCGTCACAATAAGACTTTTCATATTTTTGACAATTTTAGACATATTTTACCCTTCTCTAATGGGAAAAATAGTAAATTGAATTTTAAAAATGTAAAACAAATATGAAAAGTGTTGGAAACATAAGTATGACAATATATATGTTTAAACTTTTTTAAAGAAAAACTGGAATCATATTTTATTTTATCTTCTAGTTACAGTTAAAATACTCATTCTGGTAATCTACCTAGTTTATATGTCTCATTCTAAGTTTTAAACATAAATATATCATGGGTATATACCGTAAACTACCATTTCTTGTATATTCCAGCAAAGATAGATTCAGTTACGTTATAATCAAGAAAGATGTCTTCGGTATACATACAGCTTGATAACGATATATAGCCACAACTCGATGATATAGGTTGGTTATATTACGTTATATAACTTGTTCTGCCTTTTACCTTATATGACGCCTACAGGAACAATACATCTCTCACCAACTATCCGGTGTTCTGCTTAGGTAGTGTACATATTCTAGGCAAATCGTGAAAATATGGAAACTTTCATATTCGGTTAAAGAAGTTTCCTAAATCTAAACTAAATCTACCCTAAATCCCTCAAATATATTTGAGAATATTTTCTCCACGTTCTCCTCCTCCTCCTCCTTCCACGATCTTTTTTTCTTCTTTGTGTTTCCCTCTTCTTCATCCAGAAAGTCATCTCTTCTCTCTATCAACACAACATGGTTCTAATCTATGTTAACTCTAGTGAATGGGTGTCTAGTTGCAATGAAGAGTGGAGTTTCATGGTAGACACATCAAGGCGTGGTCGAATGGTAACATTAGAAACTACTACTCCATTGGAGAAGCTCAAGAGGATCGTGTGTGAGGATTATGGGGTGGACTATATTGTTCTTAATACTGAGTTCAGTTATTCGATGGTGCGTGCAGAAGGTATAGATGAGTCTACATATTTCATGATCAACCAGTGCGAGGGAAGACATTCATGTGCTCCTACAAAGAAAAGGAAATTCGGAAAAACAGCATCGGCAAGAACAATTGGGACTCTGATACAACATCGATTCGGTGATGCAAATGATGGCCCAAAAGAAAATGAAATCATTCAATTTATGAGATTGGAGCATAGTTGTGAGATTACTTACTGGCACGCTTGGGAAGCTCGTGAGTTTGCTATTGCAGCTGCTACAGGTATACCGGATCGCAGTTATGTTAAAATACCAGCATATTTGCATATGATTAAAGAAGCTAATCCTGGTACGCATACTCACTATGAAACTAATGAGAAGGGAAGATTAATGCATCTATTTATGTCAGTTGGGCAATCAGTTAGAGGATTCTACAATGCAATGCGAAGGGTGATTGTTGTTGATGGAACTTTTCTGAAAAATAAATACAAAGGTTTTTTACTTGTTGCTACTGCTGTAGATGGTAACTCTAATTTGTATCCGATTGCATTTGGGGTTGTTGATTCGAAGAATGACGATTCATGGGGTGGTTCTTCAGACAGTTGAAAGTGGTTATTGCTGATTGTCAAGACCTAGCTTTTGTCTCAGATAGAAATTCATCTATTTCTAAAGCGATTGGGACTGTCTACCCTCAATCAGCACATGGAATTTGCATTCATCGCTTGTTGACCAATGTGGTTGCATTTTTCAAGACAAAAGGGTTGACTGCCTTGGTGGAAAAAGCTTCACGGGCATATAGCTAGGTACACTGAATTTCAGGAATGTATCACCAAAATTTTTGAAATGAGTCCTGAGCTTGGAAGATATCTGCGGGAGGCTGATGTGCGCAAATGGGCTCGTTCTCTCTTCCCTGGTGAAAGGTATGACATTAGGACCACAAACCCTGCAGAGTCGATAAATTCAGTTCTGAGAATACCTAGAGAATATCCGGTTATTCCTTTGCTAGATAGTATAAGAGAACTGTTGACTCGATGGTTCTATGAGTGTCGCTTGGTAAGCTCTAAGCATCTTGATCCTTTGACCACTAAGGTGGAGAAAAAGATTGATAGGAGAATTGTGAAGGCAAAAGGGTTTCAACTCTACAAGGTTGACGACTTCAAATCGCTTGTGAAAGGAGACAAATATGATTGTCATGTTGATTTGGAAAGAAGAACATGCACATGTGGGAAGTACAATATAGGAAAAATTCTTTGCCGACACGCCATTCCTGCCATTTATTCACGAGGTATGGAAGTATAAACACATGAACTTGGGACATATTTATTTTTGTTAATTTCAGCATATCGACTCCAATCAATCACGTTTATGTTGGTACAGGCATGGAAGTGCACATATTTACCGATGGCTTATACACCACTCCAGCGTGGAGAACCGCCTATGTGGAATCCATTAATCCAGTAGCAGTTCCAGAGTGTAAATGGAATGTCCCTGCTGAAGTTAAACTTGCTAAGGTTTTACCACCAGGGACAAGAAAGAGTGCTGGTCGGCCAATAAAGAGAAGGTATGAATCAGTAGAAGACAAGATAAAATCTTCTCAAGGATCAAGAAAGAATAAAAAGCACAAATGCAGTCGTTGTGGTACCGAATGACACAAGAGAGGAACATGTGATTTACCCATCTAGTTTGTTCTGCTGTCTCTGTTTTGTTTCTTATTGATCTTGAAACATAGTGATCTTCTGTTTAAGAACCTATTTGACCATTTGGTATTTGCTAAACTCTTGAGACTAATCGATCTATGTTTGTGACAATTTGGTATTTGCAAAATTATTGGTTCTAGTAGATGATAATCACCAAGAAATAACAAGAAACATAGTCTTAAACTTGTTTGAAAAGAAAAACAACAATTTGAGGCAGCACATGAACATCATGCATATGCAAGGTACATGAAGACCATCGCCAAACAACACACAAACAAAGCTTTTATGATCCTTAATACCCTAATGCATTTTGTGATCTTCTATTCACAATGTGCAATTGCATCTTCCATCTCTTCAATTATACTCTCATGGCCTTTCATCATGGCCTCACCATCTCTCACTGATTTCTGAAACGCGATATTGTCAACAAGCAGCACGTCAAACAGGTCCTGGAAGTCTTCAATCTCCTCAACAACCGACTTATCAGTCCATTTGAACAAGTGAGCTTTGTCCTTCATCATCAACATCGAATAAATGATTATATTGAAACAAAGACAAAGTTTCATGATCATAAGACTAACCTTCTCAGATCCCATCAGACAACGATGAAATAATCTTCCTGGATTTTTAACTGTGTTTGAAGTGAAACGAGACACTTCCTCACCGCAATTGCATCTCGTGGAAATTCCGCGTTGTTTGGCGACTCGATCTGTTGGAGTGGATGAAGAATTGGCCGAAGACATGATTGGGTCGATCTCAAAATTTTCGCCGCTGCTATTCTCTCTGTCGAGAAATAATGAGGAAGAAAAGGGAGTAGGTCAAAAAAATTAGCTAAACGACGTCGTTTCATACTTCTATAACGTGTATTCTATCAAAGGCAGATCAAGAAAAAATCACAAAAAATACGTCTACAACCTACTATCAAGCGTATGTACTTTGTCTTTAAATCCTCTAAATTAGTTTCAAAACATGGAGCAAAGAAAGTGGCATGACAATTGATCAATTGATAATTAGTATAAGATTTACATTACAAGTGAATAAATAGATGTAATGTGTGTTTGGGGTTATTATGGTTTTGACTTTTGTTTGAGTTAAGGGTTTAGGGTATATTTGAGGTTATGGGTTTGCGGTTTAGGGTTTAGTTAAAGTTTAGGGTTTATTTAGGGTTTAAGGTTTGTTTTTGAATTATGGATGTATTATGAATGTGTTTTTGGTCCTCAGGTTTTATGATCATGTAGTACACTATTCTTTGTAGAAAATCAAATTAGAAGAACTAAAAATCCTACAAAAACAAAGATAGAATTGTCGCATAATTCCTAGAAAATCCAAAGCTAGAGTTGTTACAAATTAAAATTTCCAAATAAGACACATAATCAATCTTCGAGGTCAAAGACCTCTTCTCTCTCCCACGGTGAAGGCACATATCGTGTCATTGCCTCAGCGTAAATGGGATCGTTTGCAGCCTCCCATAAGTCCACACCAATCTTCTGTATGCAACCCATGATTATTTCATCATCCAATAAACTGAAGTCGATACCAAGCAGATTGCATTCCAAGTGCTTGAGTGCGTATGCACCGCAGTCACAACAAGACTTGTTCAATCTCGTCTTCATAGGTACATCCACGATAGAATATGATGCGAGGAGTAGCTGTTTCTGTCTTTCAGGTGGTGCAACGGCCTTCACTATCCTAGGAATCATAGCAGCAAACTTCTCGACGTACTGTCTATTCTTTCCCCCACCGCAGTCAAAGACTTCCACCTTTTTTTCACTTTTTTTAATAATGTTGACGCAGACAGCAATCCAGTGATTACCTACGTTGGACAATACTAAATTTGTAAAAGAAAGCCAGCTGAAAACTAAGAATTCTAGAGGAGTGTTGATTACCATTTACAAACAAAAGAAAGTAGAGACGATCAACATCGACACCCCAAACTTGATCAATCCGCCCATGAGATGGAATCTCTCCTCTCCCATAGCCAAGAAGAAAATCAGGCAATTCATAGGCTTTTTTGTTAGGAAGGAACTTGTTGTATGCAACGTGGATTTGGAGGTAGAACATAGCATTCATGAAAGCAACACGGCTTGGAGCCCAACGCTTCAAAATTGTGTTGACTCTCCATATAAACATAACTGCACCCATTTCCTGAATATGCACAATGAAAATAAACTAATGTAGCAAAGAAGATGTGTAACAAAGATAAATTCAACAAATTAGTAAAAGAAAACATTACCTCGTTGCCAAGCCATTTTCCAGGACTTACTATCCTTGTAGCTATAGACAAATTTAAGATTGACGGACCAAGTGGTAAAGGTGTTGGTTTCTTAACCCATTCCGTGAATCCTAGCCATGATTCTTCGGAGCAATAATACAGTGACGACTGCGGAGAAACCATCTGTGCGCAATGGTGAATCAGTAAGCTGAAGTCCTTTTCATTTATTCCATTTCTCCCAATGTGACGGCAGTGGAACTATTGAATCTTGGACTGAAGTCCTTGGAGTCCACCACTCATCTCCCTTCTTGGTCTGAGATGGATCAAAGCCGGGCACATATGAGGTCCGAGAAAGACCTTCAACGCCTTGCGTTCCTATCCCGGGAATGAAATCATTTGCCATAAAAGCCTTCATGTCTTCATTAAAAGGCGCTTGCTTAGGTCCAGTAGAGAGAATCTTATGCTTCCTTTTTTCCATACCACGAGCCGGAAGCCTCTTCTTACCCCTTCTTGATGTAGAGCCTAGGTTCTTTGATCCTTTTGGAGTATGGTAGTCTTCATCACTCCCAGCCGCTTCATCATTCACAGCCGATTCATCAATCACAGCCGATTCATCATTCACAGGTGCTTCATCATGAAGATCTGAACAAACCTCTGGAGCTTCTTCGATTTCCCAAATTTGGTCACTAAAATCATGTCCTGTTCTTATCAACTCCATCAGGTTCTTGACTCTATCATCCTCCACATCATCATCTCTGCGAAAAGCATCAGATTGGACTACATCATAATTTCCTCTCCAGTCGATATATGCATAGATGTCATCCTACACAAGAAAGGTACAGAGAGTTAGATCCTATAAAACTCATAGAAACCGGATGGACTCAACTTACATAAAGATATGAGATTACCTCAGGGGTCAGTATTTGCTCCAACCGAATGATCTCCTCATATGACACCTTTCCAGCTCCCATCCAGTTTATGCATCTAGGACCGTTCGTGAAACCTTTGTCAAGTTTTTTTCCACAAAGCTTCCCAATCTTTGGTACAACTTTCATTGCCCAAATCTGGAAGGCGTACGAGAATCCATCCAACACATAACTAGTAGTCTTATCCTTCAGGTTGTCACGAGTTTTGGTTATTGAGTTGTAGAGAAGGTCATAAGCAGCAACTCCCCAAGGATACTTTCGAACCTTCTCAAGATCCATGACCACCTTGATGTATTTGAGAGGGATATTAGCCTTCTCATCTCTCGCTAAAACCACACAAAGAATGATNNNNNNNNNNNNNNNNNNNNNNNNNNNNNNNNNNNNNNNNNNNNNNNNNNNNNNNNNNNNNNNNNNNNNNNNNNNNNNNNNNNNNNNNNNNNNNNNNNNNNNNNNNNNNNNNNNNNNNNNNNNNNNNNNNNNNNNNNNNNNNNNNNNNNNNNNNNNNNNNNNNNNNNNNNNNNNNNNNNNNNNNNNNNNNNNNNNNNNNNNNNNNNNNNNNNNNNNNNNNNNNNNNNNNNNNNNNNNNNNNNNNNNNNNNNNNNNNNNNNNNNTGTGCAATTTGTAAGTCACCAGCTCCCTACACAAGAAGCTGTGTACCANNNNNNNNNNNNNNNNNNNNNNNNNNNNNNNNNNNNNNNNNNNNNNNNNNNNNNNNNNNNNNNNNNNNNNNNNNNNNNNNNNNNNNNNNNNNNNNNNNNNNNNNNNNNNNNNNNNNNNNNNNNNNNNNNNNNNNNNNNNNNNNNNNNNNNNNNACGCCCTCCTTAAGAATCCTCTTTGGTAACTCTAGAGACATATCTAAAAGCGCAGAAAAAACTTGTTAGTTCAATAGGTTAAAGTATCGATATCATAACACAAATAAGGAGAGCAAGACAAATGCCTTTTACATTTACATTCTCCTTATCCTAGAATATGTATTCCACCTAGTTATAATTTCAGAAAGAAAAACAATTTGTTCAATTGATCAATCAACAACAATCAATCTACCCATGGCCTATATTACAATCGGACAATATCTACTCTACTTGAAAACATACACAATCGGACAACAACTAGTATAAGATTTCAAGAACCAAACTTTCCCCCTTTCCAAAAACCTAAATCGATATTTTACAACTACAAATCTAAAATATTAACATGCAAACAGTTAATCGTGATGTATAAGATGTTTAATCAACCCGTGAATCGAATTTACCTTAAGAAATATGACAAATCGATTTTAAAAAAATCTATGTAAAAGGGAAGAACAACTCGATTTCGTTTTAGATGAGAATCAATAGAACTAATTGAAATACCTTGTGTGAAGAACTGAGACGAAAATGGAAGAACACGTCGTACTTTGATTTGACCCGTCCGACGAAGAGGAAGAACACTTGGATTTCGTTGTACCGTCAGTGAAATCGAAGAGGAAGATGACAAAAGAAAGATTCGAAACTAAGGGTAGATGAAACTCCGAAGAAGAGCAAGGATTCTCTCCGTTGAACCCTAAATCGCCATGGAAGGGGCTTTCTTCTACGGCGGAGAAGAGGAGGAGAAAAAGAAATTATGGTATCGGGGTAAAAGTTTCCCTTTTGTTATTTTTTTTAAAGTTTTGTTATTTTTATTTAAACTTTTAATATTTACCCATTTAAAATATATAACGAAAATTTTGATATATAATTTTAATTCTACTTAATTGGTAAATTAAGGGTAGTTTGGTATTTACAGGAACAAAAATCCTATTTTCCTAAAAAATCTTCTACAAATCTTAGTGTGACAAATCCAAGTCCAAAGTGTCTTTTTTTCTTCTAATTTTCCTTTTTTTTTTGTCAAAAAGACTCTTAGACCATCTCCAACAATAGATATGGTTTTAGAGTTCTAAATCAAAATTTTAATTGAAAATAATCAAATTAAAAAGTTTAGATACTTGTTTAGTTTTAATCCTTCCAATGATAGAGCCAATTAAAGGTTCTAAGTTTCAAAAATTTGAAAACTTGTAATAATAGATTACTTGCATCACAGGCTATACTAAAAAAACTTATAATTATTAAATTGCATAAAATTTAAATTAACTTGACAAAAAAACATATAACATAGATTGAGAAATCATAAATAAAACTAAACGATTAATAGTCATTTTGTCTTGTAACAAATTTACGCCATATATGCTCAACCAAATTATTTTCAATTGTTCATGTATGTTGCGATCACGAAGTCGAGTTCGAATTGCCATAAAATTGCACGTATTTGAAGGCATATATTTAGAATACATGAAATCCACATGTGAACTTCTGTTTGATTCCACTTGTGCGAATTCTGATACGTCAACCGCATCAGCCGCACAACCATATGCCATCATACGAATTGCTGTTGTGGCCTTCTGTAGTCCAGAGAGACCAAGCCTTCCGGTAGCATCTCTTCTTCGTTGAAAGAAAGAAACTTCATTGGCGAGTCGAGTAACAATACGCATAAACAATGGCTTGTTCATTCTAAACCGGCGTCGAAATAGATGATTAGGATATGTTGCATTTTCACAAAAATAATCATTCCATAATCGGTTGTGTCCGTCTTCACGTTCTCTGTCAATATAGGCTCGTTTTTTCTTTGACTTGGTTGCTTGTTGACGATTAACGGAAAGATTTTCGAATTCTTCATTGAAAGTTTGTTCCATACTTTCATTCAATGTTGATTCGAGCGTTTCTTCGATTGTTTCCTCAAAAATATCATGGGAAGAAGATGCCATTTTTTTTAGTAAAGAATAGAAGAAGATGATGATATAG
This genomic interval from Brassica oleracea var. oleracea cultivar TO1000 chromosome C2, BOL, whole genome shotgun sequence contains the following:
- the LOC106321265 gene encoding L10-interacting MYB domain-containing protein-like isoform X1, with amino-acid sequence MDTEPVQPKQKRLSRKRWTPSLDKVLADLVVKQIQLGNRQNNVFDRKTWLNIRTDFNHQTGLNYNNNQLRKHLNVLRQRYDSVKSSQLHNQLVLEDTGCILGLDLWEDFDVQPRSEPVKVKDCPIYEQLCTIYGDVSSVGMYAQSSHFEGLEESMPNHTSESLPPTPNVERKRKREADTKTSYVSPSQIDPAVMETMAGALSDMMTGLRSRMVGLETEEEDDRFSIANCINALDEIENVDEGVYFAALDLFESPGLRETFMSLKANKLRLTWLQVKCRNKLTPSVAQLG
- the LOC106321265 gene encoding L10-interacting MYB domain-containing protein-like isoform X2: MDTEPVQPKQKRLSRKRWTPSLDKVLADLVVKQIQLGNRQNNVFDRKTWLNIRTDFNHQTGLNYNNNQLRKHLNVLRQRYDSVKSSQLHNQLVLEDTGCILGLDLWEDFDPRSEPVKVKDCPIYEQLCTIYGDVSSVGMYAQSSHFEGLEESMPNHTSESLPPTPNVERKRKREADTKTSYVSPSQIDPAVMETMAGALSDMMTGLRSRMVGLETEEEDDRFSIANCINALDEIENVDEGVYFAALDLFESPGLRETFMSLKANKLRLTWLQVKCRNKLTPSVAQLG
- the LOC106321284 gene encoding protein disulfide-isomerase LQY1, chloroplastic-like codes for the protein MRVSVSSPPRLQSPFIHSPVSYTQSPSRLRSPATCYPRIKAEVDTNTVIAISVGVASVALGIGIPVFYETQIDNAAKRENTQPCFPCNGTGAQKCRLCVGSGNVTVELGGGEKEVSNCINCDGAGSLTCTTCQGSGLQPRYLDRREFKDDD
- the LOC106323779 gene encoding uncharacterized protein LOC106323779, whose amino-acid sequence is MVLIYVNSSEWVSSCNEEWSFMVDTSRRGRMVTLETTTPLEKLKRIVCEDYGVDYIVLNTEFSYSMVRAEGIDESTYFMINQCEGRHSCAPTKKRKFGKTASARTIGTLIQHRFGDANDGPKENEIIQFMRLEHSCEITYWHAWEAREFAIAAATGIPDRSYVKIPAYLHMIKEANPGTHTHYETNEKGRLMHLFMSVGQSVRGFYNAMRRVIVVDGTFLKNKYKGFLLVATAVDGNSNLYPIAFGVVDSKNDDSWGGSSDS
- the LOC106323780 gene encoding uncharacterized protein LOC106323780, translating into MSPELGRYLREADVRKWARSLFPGERYDIRTTNPAESINSVLRIPREYPVIPLLDSIRELLTRWFYECRLVSSKHLDPLTTKVEKKIDRRIVKAKGFQLYKVDDFKSLVKGDKYDCHVDLERRTCTCGKYNIGKILCRHAIPAIYSRGMEVHIFTDGLYTTPAWRTAYVESINPVAVPECKWNVPAEVKLAKVLPPGTRKSAGRPIKRRYESVEDKIKSSQGSRKNKKHKCSRCGTE
- the LOC106323781 gene encoding uncharacterized protein LOC106323781 — its product is MDLEKVRKYPWGVAAYDLLYNSITKTRDNLKDKTTSYVLDGFSYAFQIWAMKVVPKIGKLCGKKLDKGFTNGPRCINWMGAGKVSYEEIIRLEQILTPEDDIYAYIDWRGNYDVVQSDAFRRDDDVEDDRVKNLMELIRTGHDFSDQIWEIEEAPEVCSDLHDEAPVNDESAVIDESAVNDEAAGSDEDYHTPKGSKNLGSTSRRGKKRLPARGMEKRKHKILSTGPKQAPFNEDMKAFMANDFIPGIGTQGVEGLSRTSYVPGFDPSQTKKGDEWWTPRTSVQDSIVPLPSHWEKWNK